From the Cardiocondyla obscurior isolate alpha-2009 linkage group LG08, Cobs3.1, whole genome shotgun sequence genome, the window TGCAATAACTACTTTTGTATTTGTAACAGAGTTCGTAAAAACAAATTGAATCGAGCAGTTTATCATGGGGGGccactttattatttaatttttaatttaatttcacgataaaaccaataattttaaataaaaaaaaaaagaaagaaaaaagttggttaattaatttcgatcgatatgttaaatttcaattaaaaattaattcactttATTTCGAAGACTGTTTTCGAACTTTACTTCGTTTAATTAGTAcagttttattcatttaatttacttcaCTCAggcttattatattttcggaaaaaaattgtttctaaatgtatatatcattatttttcacgCAAAAGATAATCCGCAAAATGCGCATATCGTAActaatgaatattatattaatacttgtCTACGATTGCATTTCGTGAAGATGTAACGCACAATGCATTTCAAGctttcatattatttaaaaaactttgtGCTACAATTAATTCCTGCGACAAATTCACTTGTTCCGTCAACATTTTTAATCTCTTAATCACATCACGCGGGTTACAAAAGCTTATACATCtcataaagtaaaaaaaaaagaacatttttacaataatatataaattgttacgCACCTTTTTCGTACGATTCCGCAGCTGAGCTTGGTCAACGTAGACGTCGCAGAAAGAACACTGTTCACAAATGTTGCACTCGCGAAACACCTAGCGAGCACCCGATTGTTGTTCCCCTCTCATTCGACAGAGAAACAGCCGCGATAGCGAGAAGAATCGAGAGATAAGCTCTTTATTTGTAAGATATATGTGACGAtcgtagaaattaaattttaacgtgaCGAGGCGCGCGATTTCGATTTACGTACGTGCGGGTGATCGCGATCTTGGGGactcgcgttctttttttttttttatttgcgacgGCGAACGGCGGCGAAGAGATCCCGCGGTACTTTTACGGTAACCCACGTGGCCGCGTAAATTTTCGAATTCAACCAGACCCCGGATAAGCGAAACTAACGTATCAGCAGCCCGCTGCACACTGTCGCGCGCTTCATCCTCCAACCTCGACCATTGCGATCGTCCGCGCGTTATCCCTTCTTCGTGCTCTCGACTCCACTCACCATTCCACGCGCCAGCGCACGTTTGCCGTTGTGCATGTGTGAACTATAAAGTGAATTCGTAATCACATGCTACGCTCGATTAAAGGGGTACTCACTCCGATAGAGTTTCCGTTTCTttaaattcgatttttttattaatttcatattaattatatatttatttgaataattataagttcgcggattgaataatttatacgcgCAACGTATACCGTGTTATAACACACCGTGCGcgatatgtaatttttaacgttaaatggTGTTcgttatttaactttaattagaAGAGTTTACCGTCGCCGACTAATCGCtgtcttgttttttttttttttttttttttttttctcaggtgtagcaataatattaataattttatatatacgcgtGTCAGAGAaggttttgtttctttaaaaatttgcttattaaatgcaaatgaaaaaagaaaaaaaatagaaataaggGAAATCTCGAAGCCAATTTTTCCAATTACGTTTCATGAATTTACTTTACCTTTCTGCGAATTTATTGCAACCGGAGGAACATTTGTAGCTCATAAAAAAGGTATTACGCAGCACATTTCTCGGCGAGTCCAATTTCCAATTACTTTGCCGTTTTGAGCACACATTCGACAATGACAAATTACTAAACCGCTGCCGACCTCGAACCAAATGCATATCACGTTGTTAGACATTTcacattttatcaaatttttgcGTAATATACAATAGATTGTCGTCGTACAAAGTATTAACAGctcaattaaaagataataaataaaaaaaactacgtttgttgataaatgtaaaaatatgcatgcgtaaatataataaaattataattttacgggCAACTACACGCAAAGACACGTTACACACATGCGCATCGTACACATACGCGCTCTTTTAGATATTTCTTACACTATCAATTGTTCGAAAACGTAAAATAGcattatctttatattatttttatatttacttaagTAGACAACTGTAAGAGTTGTAAGATATTCTTAACATAGATCGACATAGATCATCAGAAAGTGACTTAAAAGTAGAACGAAAGGGCTCGTGGGATCATATCCCTCGAAGGCACAatctcgagataaaaatcgagCGAGCAAGCATAAAAGTGGCATTAAATTCGAATTGCTCGTATCCTGACGCGCGAAACTTTAACAGGAGACGGTCGTTTCTGTtgtcgtcaaaaaaaaaaaaaaaaaaatggaaaagtgtCATAAAGGCATCGCAACACGCGGCGAGATATCTCATTGTGCATAGggtaaatatatacataagaCATATTATGTATATGAGGTAAATTTATGGAATTCACAATTTTATTCCGCACTTTAGCGCGGGATGTaaactctattttttttttaatttattttgatttaataataaaagcaaacGTAATTTCAACGAAAAATGTATACAGAGAGTATTTCGCATGTATTAGAGTGAATCAGGgaaaatttgcataatattTTGCGTCATTTGTGACGGCTTTGTTAATTAACAAATCGGTGGCGCTAAGGCGTGTGAAATGTTTTCTAAAATAACATTTCGACATAAACTTTTTGAAACGAGTAATTTTTGCAAGGGCAACGGATTGCGCGATTCCACGGGAAAATGTAATTTGCGAACAAATGTGCAAACAACgtctgaatattttatttattttttttttttttttattgtgccATTTACGTaagtttatttttcacaaattttctctttttttttttaatacaatatttctaaaatcatcgtgtgcgtgtgtgtaaatcaataattaaaaaatttaccagCATTGGAGtataaatggaaaataaaaattagaaataaatgaaaatctgtattagaaaaatgtagatatttttataaatatgtaacatttttttcctaaaaaaaaaaaaaatgtttgttttattttaacatatatttacattaattttttttttttgaactcGTAGGATTTTAATGCTCCAGAAATTTGTCATTCTTTAAATGTTTCACGGCAATAGAAGATCCTTCGATCGCATATTTCGTATGCAGAAAAGTATGCGCAAACATGCAGCCCTCGCGGCGAAAATTCAGTCGTTTGATTATTTGCTTGGCGGATCAACATTCCCGTGACTTCTCGCGCTATTGTCTTATCACATTTTATCGGATTCTTCAGAATCGTCTTTTATCTTCTCTTAATAGATAAACAGATATCTACCGATAAgaatcgtaatttaataaatttacaaacctGTTTCAACGCTCTTGCTTTCCATCTGTCTAAGCGCGTACGTACGTcgttttgcaataaaattccTAGAAAACTTTTAAGACTAATTCTTAATTtagacaagtaaaaaaaaaaaaaaaaaatcagatacgataaataaggaaaaaatagcgcgcgcatggtttgttctagtgtatgtaaaaaaatgttatcgaatttgtaaaattacgtGTTGCTAAAAAGAATGTAAATGCCAAGCacataaattttacaagactAGATATGATTTTATCAGCTGCAATGGGCTTTCATGTTCCTCGCGATCCAATTTCCATGACGATAATAATACTttgcaatgataataataatttacgtcgAGAATAATATCACGCGTCGCCATAAATTTTCCAAGAGATATGTTCTCGCGCGCACTCCATACACGCAGCCTTGACTCTCTTAGattcgtaaaagaaattacatacTCAGATAaagtatgtacatacatatcaGGATGAATAATGGCAAGcgttaaatagaaaaaaaataaaataaaataataaaatagatggAAACTGAAACTGAAACGAAAAGAAGCGTTGAGAAagtcataaaataaatctgaagctataataattcaaataaacgttattaaataagtattacaataatattattaaaattaaagtagagattttcacataaattaattagatacaGGGAGCAGCGTTTTACCTTAAGTACCGAAAGTAGTTTTCTATTcatttcatttataaattatatttagtagaatattattttaataagtatatacttgtaataatttttttttttttttttacgtcttttATGATATAATACTCGTTTTGTCTACTGTAATTTTTAGAGTATTTAAAACTCGATCtgaattttgttaatttgtaAGTTTAGGATCGAAATTTCAAATCAAATTCTAACACGAGTCTTCATAGAGGTCTCTAGCACATATTTCTTTGACACAAGATGGCAAAATTATCCACACATCTAGCAATCGAATCCTTCACCTTATTTTTACACAGTTCATGATTTATAGAAAGCGATGTTGATTGACGTTTCAAAGTGTAATTTCTGTATTAATCATGAGGTACGGAATAAAGTGCTCAAATGCGTAAAGTAcagatgaaataaatataaatattaatcagcAACAAATAAGCATAAATCAAGCATGAAGTGAACGCCTTTATAATCTGTGTAATATCTCGGTGATTATGTTTTCGATCCACTAACATGATAAGAATACGTCAGGAACAATGTTGGAAAGATATTAACAGCTGTACAAAATCTGCAAAAGTAGCCCGAGAAAGGAGGGAGTTGATCATATcctgttaaatttattaaatgctttAAATGTACTGTGATATTTGGACGAAAGTGTGTTTTATATAGATTTTCCTGAGTGTTCAACAGACTTTAGTAAATTTCGCAAAATCTCATGAGCCTCGCGAGGATGATCAAAAAGCATTAAGTATCGTTAACTATAATGAACGTACTGTACTTTGATCCACGTGTGTAGTCGTCTGcgagacatttttatttttttattttttttttaacgataccACAAGTTTCAAAACGTCTGAAAATGGGATCCGAGCAAAGCTCCCAAGGTAGCAACCAAAATGCTAATAGTGGAAAGACGAGGACGAGCCAGCTCAGACGTGGCAAAAGCGTACCGAATCGTGACAGAATGCCAGAGGATACTCCACCGAGGTGTATCAGTCCTGGTGCCAGCATTTGTTCGGATTCTGATCTTCCATATATCTCTTACACGGTAAATCGACCTATTGGAGATTCACCAAAGATGACAAATAAACAGTCGCAGCTTTATAGAGGAAAGAGTATCGGAGCTGGGGAAATTTCAAGGCGGAAAAATAGTCTAGGCACCAATCACAAGTAGGcatcatgtaaaataaattgttttaatatgaCGAAAAGTTAACATTTTCGTAATATCGTATCTTAAGTTTTAACATCGCAATCTTTATCGATCGTCTTTTTATCTGTTAAAAGCCACAGGAAAATGAATACGTCGGACAACAAGATACACAATATTGTGGTAGTAAAGCCAGCACAAGCTGATCCTACGGCGGACAAAGATCCTGATATAGTAAAACTACAGAGTATCCCGATGTTCTTGCCAATCATGCGTGGCACGCTTAATCTACCACCAGGCGTACGCGATCCGGAGGTCCTAGAGAGGCTCGATCCTGTCGGTTTATTTAATCTGTGCGCGCGATATCAACATCATCTTAATACGAATGCCCAAATAATAGCAGCCGAGCAAGTCGTTCTGTGCACCAATATAGAAGTGGAATTTGGCAAAGTGTTAAATCTCGCTGTGGATCGACAAAAAAGAT encodes:
- the Borcs5 gene encoding BLOC-1-related complex subunit 5, which gives rise to MGSEQSSQGSNQNANSGKTRTSQLRRGKSVPNRDRMPEDTPPRCISPGASICSDSDLPYISYTVNRPIGDSPKMTNKQSQLYRGKSIGAGEISRRKNSLGTNHNHRKMNTSDNKIHNIVVVKPAQADPTADKDPDIVKLQSIPMFLPIMRGTLNLPPGVRDPEVLERLDPVGLFNLCARYQHHLNTNAQIIAAEQVVLCTNIEVEFGKVLNLAVDRQKRFAKFAEQMNKVHDLSRQLTRCHSLLNQTLESLETLNNLLPVEERLEPFVWTTG